A region of the SAR324 cluster bacterium genome:
GAATTTTGCCATCATAAAGTTTACCGGATTCCGCATAGAGTTCAATTTTGACAGTCTGTCCTTTCTGGAGCTTGGCAATATCCAATTCTGGCACATCTAACTCTACACGCATCTTCCGCAAATCTAAAATTTCAGATAGCTTCATACCAACTTTCAAATATTCTCCAGGCTCCACCCTCCGAACCTTAACCACTCCACTGATCGGAGCCTTAACCAAAGATTTTTGCAACTGCACCTCTGCCAGATCCCAATTGTACTTCGCAAGCTGACGTTGCGTACGGCTTTGATCAAGGATTGAGCGAGCGATCAGCTGCTTGCGATCCAACTGGAGATTTCGTTGGTAATTGATTTCAGCTAACTGAAAGTCTGCCTGGGCCATATCTCTGCGAACTGTCAATTCCTTCGTTGAGATATGGGCCAGAACTCGATCCTTCGAAACCTTGTCCCCTTCTTCAAACTTCACTTGTTCTACGACCCCTGCAAGCTCGTTATGGACATCTACACGCTCGTTCGGTAGTAACTTCCCGACAAATTCAATCTTGTGCTGTAGGGACTGAGGAGCCAGGGTCAATGTAGCTACGTTGACTCGCTTAGGTGGTGCAGGAGCTTCCACTATCGCAGCAGCTTGGGTAGCCAACACTTGAGCATTTGGCTGCTCATCAGGCTTTTCACAAGCAGTGATCAGCCAAGAAAGCAAAATAAGACTAAGCAGTTTCAGCGTATTTCTTTGAAGATTCTTAAACATTCCGACTAGCCTCCTAGGACTTTGTTCGATTGAGGTTGAATTCTTCGTAAATCTGCCCTGTAAGGGTCAGCAGACGAAGGTAGGCTTTTTCATAGCGGACACGGGCAAGGATATCTTGTGCTTTTGCCTGAGACTGCTGTTGCTGGAACTGTGACATCTGAAAACTAGTACCTTGCCCCAATTTGAGGCGCTCAATCTCGTTTTGTAGCTGCTCCTCCGCCAGTTTGACCACTGCCTGAGCAGTACTGACTTCTTGCTCCGCCAATTCCAGATCTCGTAAAATTGTTTGTAGGCTGACATCAAGCTCTGACTTTCGGCTATCTATGTTCAGTAGGATTTGCTCCTGTTGAATTTTCTTTTGCTTGACTCTCTCTGGTGTAGCTTGGTCTCCGAGAGGAACAGTCCAGGTCAGTGCAGCCTGAAACCCATGCAGGCCTGGATCTATAAAGTCTCCAGCACCTACCAGAGGTGTGTTCGCATAGCCTGTCATCGTGTAACTCAAGTCTAGATCCAAGTTGGTTTGCAGCTTGTTTTCTTCCTGCTGAACCTCCAGCTTGCTGCTATTCATGGCGATTTCGAGCAATTTCAATTGTGGATCATTTTCAAGAATCTGAGCCCGTAGATCCTCAGGGTCTGGAAAAAAATCTCTCA
Encoded here:
- a CDS encoding efflux RND transporter periplasmic adaptor subunit, encoding MFKNLQRNTLKLLSLILLSWLITACEKPDEQPNAQVLATQAAAIVEAPAPPKRVNVATLTLAPQSLQHKIEFVGKLLPNERVDVHNELAGVVEQVKFEEGDKVSKDRVLAHISTKELTVRRDMAQADFQLAEINYQRNLQLDRKQLIARSILDQSRTQRQLAKYNWDLAEVQLQKSLVKAPISGVVKVRRVEPGEYLKVGMKLSEILDLRKMRVELDVPELDIAKLQKGQTVKIELYAESGKLYDGKIHRIGVEADAQTRSFPVEVQMVNPKQRLRSGMLAKVSIDLGISENQVVIPRNAIIEGELERVVFVASDGKAKRRIIETGISEDNLVQVISGLQHGESLIVEGQTRLINNEPINITRSDS